In Sulfitobacter sp. M39, the following proteins share a genomic window:
- the nuoH gene encoding NADH-quinone oxidoreductase subunit NuoH codes for MADFFFNTTLGTILLIIGQIFLVVIPLLLALAFLMYADRKIWASVQLRRGPNVVGIYGLLQSFADFAKYIVKEVVVPAGADRAVFFMAPMVTLVMALVAWAVIPFNDGWVLSNINVAILYVFAISSLEVYGVIMGGWASNSKYPFLGSLRSAAQMISYEVSIGLIIIGVVISSGSLNFGDIVLSQSGDYGLLNWYWLPHFPMLILFFISALAETNRPPFDLPEAESELVAGYQVEYSSTPFLLFMIGELVAVVLMCALISLMFFGGWLSPIPGLPDGIFWMVAKMGLVFFFFSLVKAITPRYRYDQLMRLGWKVFLPFSLFWVVFVSFAAKFDWFWGIYARWTVGG; via the coding sequence ATGGCTGACTTCTTTTTCAACACCACGCTGGGGACGATCCTGCTGATTATTGGCCAGATTTTCCTTGTTGTGATTCCCCTGCTTCTTGCCCTTGCGTTCCTGATGTACGCCGACCGGAAAATCTGGGCGTCGGTACAGCTGCGCCGCGGCCCGAACGTTGTAGGCATCTACGGTCTGCTGCAATCCTTTGCGGATTTCGCGAAATACATCGTCAAAGAGGTGGTCGTGCCCGCCGGTGCGGACCGTGCCGTGTTCTTCATGGCACCGATGGTCACACTGGTCATGGCGCTGGTTGCCTGGGCGGTGATCCCGTTCAACGACGGTTGGGTTCTGTCGAACATCAATGTCGCGATCCTCTATGTCTTCGCGATCTCGTCGCTTGAAGTCTACGGCGTGATCATGGGCGGGTGGGCGTCAAACTCCAAATACCCGTTTCTGGGCTCGCTGCGCTCTGCCGCGCAAATGATCTCTTACGAGGTGTCTATCGGTCTGATCATCATCGGCGTCGTCATCAGCTCTGGCTCGTTGAACTTTGGGGACATCGTGCTGTCGCAAAGCGGCGACTACGGTCTGCTGAACTGGTACTGGCTACCGCACTTCCCGATGCTGATACTATTCTTTATCTCGGCGCTGGCCGAAACCAACCGCCCGCCGTTTGACCTTCCCGAAGCGGAATCGGAACTGGTTGCCGGATATCAGGTCGAATATTCTTCCACGCCCTTCTTGTTGTTCATGATCGGTGAACTGGTCGCCGTGGTGCTGATGTGCGCGCTGATCTCGCTGATGTTCTTTGGCGGTTGGCTGTCGCCGATCCCCGGCTTGCCGGACGGTATCTTCTGGATGGTCGCCAAAATGGGGCTGGTGTTCTTCTTCTTCTCGTTGGTCAAGGCGATCACCCCGCGGTACCGCTATGACCAGCTGATGCGTCTGGGATGGAAAGTGTTCCTGCCGTTCAGCCTGTTCTGGGTTGTCTTCGTATCCTTCGCCGCGAAATTCGATTGGTTCTGGGGTATCTATGCCCGTTGGACAGTAGGGGGCTGA
- a CDS encoding NADH-quinone oxidoreductase subunit M, with the protein MDHHLLSIITFMPSFAALILAVFLRGDDAAAGRNAKWLALITTTVTFLISLFILFDFDPSNTGFQFVDEAQWLMGLKYRLGVDGISILFVMLTTFMMPLVIAASWNVETRVKEYMIAFLLLETLMLGVFMALDLVLFYLFFEAGLIPMFLIIGIWGGANRIYASFKFFLYTFLGSVLMLVAMVMMYADAGTTCIGGCEVSLLTHTFASDSFSIAGITVVGGLQTMMFLAFFASFAVKMPMWPVHTWLPDAHVQAPTAGSVVLAAILLKMGGYGFLRFSVPMFPVGADVMAPLVLWMSAIAIVYTSLVALVQEDMKKLIAYSSVAHMGFVTMGIFTFNQQGLDGAIFQMISHGFISAALFLCVGVIYDRMHTREIDAYGGLVNRMPAYALVFMFFTMANVGLPGTSGFVGEFLTLMGTFQVNTWVAAVATSGVIFSAAYALWLYRRVVMGDLIKESLRTITDMSRRERWIFAPLVAMTLLLGVYPALVLDMIGPSVAALVDSYDTALEAAGAAVQTASE; encoded by the coding sequence ATGGATCATCACTTGCTTTCCATCATTACCTTCATGCCCAGCTTTGCGGCGCTTATTCTGGCTGTGTTCCTGCGGGGCGATGACGCCGCAGCGGGGCGCAATGCAAAGTGGCTCGCACTGATCACCACGACGGTCACCTTCCTGATCTCGCTGTTCATCCTGTTCGACTTCGACCCGTCCAACACCGGGTTCCAGTTCGTTGACGAGGCGCAGTGGTTGATGGGCCTGAAATACCGTCTGGGCGTTGACGGGATTTCGATCCTGTTCGTGATGCTGACCACGTTTATGATGCCACTGGTCATTGCCGCCAGCTGGAACGTAGAGACGCGGGTCAAGGAATATATGATCGCCTTCCTGCTGCTGGAAACGCTGATGCTGGGCGTTTTCATGGCGCTGGATCTGGTGCTCTTCTACCTTTTCTTCGAAGCAGGTCTGATCCCGATGTTCCTGATCATCGGCATCTGGGGCGGGGCGAACCGCATTTACGCTTCGTTCAAGTTCTTCCTCTACACCTTCCTCGGGTCCGTCCTGATGCTGGTGGCGATGGTGATGATGTATGCGGATGCCGGCACGACCTGTATCGGCGGCTGCGAGGTCAGCTTGCTGACCCATACCTTTGCCTCCGACAGCTTCTCGATTGCGGGGATCACTGTGGTCGGCGGGCTGCAAACCATGATGTTCCTGGCGTTCTTTGCCAGCTTCGCGGTGAAAATGCCGATGTGGCCGGTGCACACTTGGTTGCCTGACGCACACGTGCAGGCACCGACAGCCGGTTCCGTGGTGCTGGCGGCGATCCTGTTGAAAATGGGCGGCTACGGCTTCTTGCGCTTCTCGGTGCCGATGTTCCCTGTGGGGGCAGATGTGATGGCCCCGCTGGTGCTGTGGATGTCGGCGATCGCGATTGTCTATACCTCGCTGGTGGCGCTGGTGCAGGAAGACATGAAAAAGCTCATTGCCTATTCCTCGGTCGCGCATATGGGTTTCGTGACCATGGGTATCTTTACCTTTAACCAGCAGGGGCTGGATGGCGCGATCTTTCAGATGATCAGCCACGGCTTCATCTCGGCGGCGTTGTTCCTGTGTGTCGGCGTGATCTATGACCGGATGCACACCCGCGAGATTGACGCCTATGGCGGTCTGGTGAACCGGATGCCGGCCTATGCGCTGGTGTTCATGTTCTTCACTATGGCCAACGTCGGTCTGCCGGGGACATCGGGCTTTGTCGGGGAATTCCTGACGCTCATGGGCACGTTCCAGGTGAACACTTGGGTCGCGGCGGTTGCGACCTCCGGGGTGATCTTCTCGGCGGCCTATGCGCTGTGGCTCTATCGCCGCGTGGTGATGGGCGATCTGATCAAGGAAAGCCTGCGCACCATCACCGATATGTCGCGCCGCGAACGCTGGATATTTGCCCCGCTGGTGGCGATGACGTTGCTGTTGGGTGTCTACCCGGCGCTGGTGCTCGACATGATCGGGCCGTCGGTTGCCGCCCTTGTTGATAGCTATGATACGGCCCTGGAGGCGGCAGGTGCCGCTGTCCAGACGGCCTCAGAATAA
- a CDS encoding type III pantothenate kinase, which produces MLLAIDCGNTNTVFSIWDGARFLGTWRTSTEWQRTSDQYYVWLSTLMKFQGVEADITDVIISSTVPRVVFNLRVLADRYFNTRPIVVGKPDCLLPVDVRVDEGTAVGPDRLVNTVAGHDLYGGDLIIVDFGTATTFDVVDTDGAYIGGVIAPGVNLSLEALHNAAAALPHVDISKPQAVIGTNTVSCIQSGIFWGYVGLVREICARIKAERGREMRVIATGGLAPLFQQTVDLFDAYQDDLTMHGLTVIYNYNKDTA; this is translated from the coding sequence ATGCTGTTGGCGATTGACTGCGGAAACACCAATACAGTCTTTTCGATCTGGGACGGGGCGCGGTTCCTCGGGACGTGGCGGACCTCTACCGAATGGCAGCGTACCTCTGACCAATATTACGTCTGGCTCAGCACCTTGATGAAGTTTCAGGGCGTCGAGGCAGATATCACCGATGTCATCATCAGCTCGACCGTGCCGCGGGTGGTGTTCAACCTGCGCGTTCTGGCGGACCGCTATTTCAACACGCGTCCCATTGTGGTGGGCAAACCCGATTGCCTGCTGCCGGTGGATGTCCGCGTTGACGAAGGCACCGCCGTCGGGCCTGACCGTCTGGTCAACACGGTGGCGGGGCATGATCTTTATGGCGGTGATCTGATTATTGTCGATTTCGGCACGGCGACGACCTTTGATGTGGTCGATACGGATGGGGCCTATATCGGCGGGGTGATTGCCCCTGGTGTAAACCTGAGCCTTGAGGCATTGCATAACGCTGCAGCGGCCTTACCTCATGTAGACATCTCGAAACCACAGGCGGTGATTGGTACAAATACCGTCTCTTGCATACAATCGGGCATTTTTTGGGGTTATGTTGGCCTCGTCCGTGAGATATGTGCCCGAATAAAGGCTGAGCGCGGCCGCGAAATGCGCGTGATTGCCACAGGCGGGCTGGCCCCGCTCTTTCAACAGACAGTCGATCTGTTTGATGCATACCAAGATGATTTGACGATGCACGGCCTGACCGTGATTTATAACTATAACAAGGATACCGCTTAG
- the nuoL gene encoding NADH-quinone oxidoreductase subunit L codes for METIILFAPLVGALICGFGWKLIGEKAGQYVATGMLFLAALLSWIVFLSFDGETQHIQILRWIESGSLSTDWAIRLDRLTAIMLIVITTVSSLVHLYSFGYMAHDENFSDAEPYRARFFAYLSFFTFAMLMLVTSDNLVQMFFGWEGVGVASYLLIGFYYKKPSANAAAIKAFVVNRVGDFGFALGIFGLFYLTDSIKFDDVFAATPELAETTVGFLWADWNAANLIAILLFIGAMGKSAQLFLHTWLPDAMEGPTPVSALIHAATMVTAGVFLVCRMSPLMEVAPEAMTFVTFLGATTAFVAATIGLVQNDIKRVIAYSTMSQLGYMFVAAGVGMYSAAMFHLFTHAFFKAMLFLGAGSVIHAMHHEQDMRNYGALRKKIPYTFWAMMIGTLAITGVGIPLTHFGFAGFLSKDAIIESAWGGGSMYGFWMLVIAAAMTSFYSWRLMFLTFFGKARGDKHTHDHAHESPMVMLVPLGVLSLGAIFAGMIWYNSFFGHAEDVGEFYGIPMAEMAAGGETHVEGAEDSHADAGDHAEDDHGADAGHHGPAFAGAPGEGALYIAPDNHVLDDAHAAPAWVKVSPFIAMVFGLVMALWFYIWSPTLPSRLAANQRPLYLFLLNKWYFDELYNVIFVKPAMAIGRFLWKRGDGNVIDGTLNGVAMGIIPFLTRLAGRAQSGYIFTYAFAMVIGIAVLVTWMTMSGGAH; via the coding sequence ATGGAAACGATCATTCTTTTCGCACCACTTGTCGGTGCATTGATCTGTGGTTTCGGCTGGAAGCTGATTGGCGAGAAAGCTGGTCAGTATGTGGCAACGGGTATGCTGTTCCTTGCGGCGCTGCTAAGCTGGATCGTCTTCCTTTCGTTTGACGGTGAAACACAGCACATCCAGATCCTGCGCTGGATCGAAAGCGGCAGCCTGTCGACCGATTGGGCGATCCGTCTGGACCGGCTGACCGCGATCATGCTGATCGTGATCACCACGGTCTCCAGCCTCGTGCACCTCTATTCCTTCGGCTACATGGCCCATGACGAGAATTTCTCGGATGCGGAGCCCTATCGCGCCCGTTTCTTCGCCTATCTGTCGTTCTTCACCTTCGCGATGCTGATGCTGGTGACATCTGACAACCTTGTGCAGATGTTCTTTGGCTGGGAAGGCGTGGGCGTCGCATCCTATCTGCTGATCGGCTTCTACTATAAGAAGCCTTCGGCGAATGCGGCGGCGATCAAGGCGTTTGTGGTTAACCGTGTCGGTGACTTCGGCTTTGCGCTTGGTATCTTTGGCCTGTTCTATCTGACCGACTCGATCAAGTTCGACGATGTCTTCGCCGCAACACCCGAACTGGCGGAGACAACCGTTGGTTTCCTTTGGGCTGACTGGAACGCCGCGAACCTGATCGCGATCCTGCTGTTTATCGGTGCGATGGGTAAATCGGCACAGCTCTTCCTGCACACATGGTTGCCCGACGCGATGGAAGGCCCGACGCCCGTGTCGGCGCTGATCCACGCCGCGACGATGGTGACGGCCGGTGTTTTCCTTGTCTGCCGCATGTCCCCGTTGATGGAGGTCGCCCCCGAGGCGATGACATTCGTCACCTTCCTTGGGGCCACCACCGCATTTGTCGCCGCGACCATTGGTCTGGTGCAGAACGACATCAAACGCGTCATCGCCTATTCGACCATGTCGCAGCTTGGCTATATGTTCGTGGCCGCTGGCGTTGGCATGTATTCTGCCGCGATGTTCCACCTGTTCACCCACGCGTTCTTTAAGGCGATGTTGTTCTTGGGGGCAGGGTCGGTGATCCACGCGATGCACCACGAGCAGGACATGCGTAATTATGGCGCGCTGCGTAAGAAAATCCCCTATACGTTTTGGGCGATGATGATCGGTACGCTGGCCATTACCGGTGTCGGTATTCCGTTGACGCATTTTGGCTTCGCAGGCTTCCTGTCCAAGGATGCGATCATCGAAAGCGCCTGGGGCGGCGGGTCCATGTATGGCTTCTGGATGCTGGTGATCGCGGCTGCGATGACAAGCTTCTATAGCTGGCGCCTGATGTTCCTTACCTTCTTTGGCAAGGCGCGCGGCGACAAACATACCCATGACCACGCACATGAAAGCCCGATGGTCATGCTGGTGCCGCTTGGCGTGCTGAGCCTTGGCGCGATCTTTGCGGGTATGATTTGGTACAACAGCTTCTTTGGCCACGCCGAGGATGTGGGCGAGTTCTATGGCATCCCCATGGCCGAGATGGCCGCCGGTGGTGAAACCCATGTTGAAGGGGCCGAAGACAGCCACGCCGACGCAGGGGATCACGCCGAAGACGACCACGGTGCCGATGCCGGTCACCACGGTCCCGCCTTCGCCGGTGCACCGGGCGAGGGGGCATTGTATATCGCACCCGACAACCACGTTCTGGACGACGCGCACGCCGCACCGGCTTGGGTCAAGGTCAGCCCCTTCATCGCGATGGTCTTTGGCCTTGTGATGGCCCTGTGGTTCTACATCTGGAGCCCGACCCTGCCGTCGCGTCTGGCCGCGAACCAACGGCCGCTTTATCTGTTCTTGCTGAACAAGTGGTATTTTGACGAGCTTTATAACGTGATCTTCGTCAAACCCGCGATGGCCATCGGTCGCTTCCTCTGGAAGCGCGGGGACGGCAATGTGATCGACGGCACGCTGAACGGTGTCGCTATGGGGATCATCCCGTTCCTCACCCGTCTGGCAGGGCGCGCGCAGTCCGGCTATATCTTTACCTACGCCTTTGCCATGGTGATCGGCATCGCGGTCCTTGTGACCTGGATGACGATGAGCGGGGGGGCACACTAA
- the nuoK gene encoding NADH-quinone oxidoreductase subunit NuoK codes for MIGIEHYLTVAATLFVIGIFGLFLNRKNIIIMLMSIELMLLAVNINFVAFSYYLGDLVGQVFTLFVLTVAAAEAAIGLAILVCFFRNRGTIAVEDVNVMKG; via the coding sequence ATGATCGGAATTGAACATTACCTGACAGTAGCGGCGACGCTGTTTGTCATTGGCATTTTCGGGCTATTCCTGAACCGCAAAAACATCATCATCATGTTGATGTCGATCGAGCTTATGCTCTTGGCGGTGAACATCAACTTTGTCGCCTTCTCCTATTATCTGGGTGATTTGGTGGGGCAGGTGTTCACGCTCTTCGTCCTGACCGTCGCTGCGGCCGAGGCCGCAATCGGGCTGGCCATTCTGGTCTGCTTCTTCCGCAATCGGGGTACGATCGCGGTTGAAGATGTCAACGTGATGAAGGGCTAA
- a CDS encoding carboxymuconolactone decarboxylase family protein produces the protein MTDNQNPFEEMMRQMQDMAKAFPAMDAFSPKGFEAMMGKMPKDMMETFFGNTMNPNGLDAKTRMLLTISGLTMQGAQNDVALRQAVIHAVEAGAHKQQVIETIGQMAVFAGIPAMTRAMEIAQGVLDDKEGDA, from the coding sequence ATGACCGACAACCAGAACCCTTTCGAAGAGATGATGCGTCAGATGCAGGATATGGCCAAAGCCTTTCCTGCAATGGATGCGTTTTCTCCCAAAGGGTTCGAGGCGATGATGGGCAAGATGCCCAAAGACATGATGGAGACGTTTTTTGGCAATACGATGAACCCCAACGGGTTGGATGCCAAAACACGGATGTTGCTGACGATTTCGGGGCTGACCATGCAGGGTGCCCAGAATGACGTGGCGTTGCGTCAGGCCGTGATCCACGCGGTAGAGGCAGGGGCTCACAAGCAGCAAGTGATAGAGACGATCGGGCAGATGGCGGTTTTCGCCGGCATCCCCGCCATGACCCGCGCGATGGAGATTGCGCAGGGTGTTTTGGATGACAAGGAAGGTGACGCATGA
- a CDS encoding biotin--[acetyl-CoA-carboxylase] ligase: protein MEATGAKAQNASWPDGYGRQVFDSVDSTLSEAARQAGELTGSTWILAQEQTAARGRRGRSWATPRGNFAATLMMRRSESPSTAALRSFVASLALRRAFVATTRDEGAFTLKWPNDVLLNGGKVAGILLESIGDFLAIGIGVNLAHAPGADQVEAGALRPVSVVAETGKVVPPEVFLDALAAEYAQLETQFQTYGFAPIRTAWLSHAARLGEEIVARTMKEETRGVFEDVDAQGNLILRTPKGRVPITAADVFF from the coding sequence ATGGAAGCAACGGGGGCCAAGGCGCAAAACGCGTCTTGGCCCGACGGCTATGGGCGGCAGGTTTTCGACAGCGTCGATTCCACGCTGAGCGAGGCGGCACGCCAAGCGGGCGAGCTGACTGGGTCCACATGGATCCTCGCGCAGGAGCAGACTGCCGCTCGCGGTCGGCGCGGGCGGTCCTGGGCCACGCCACGGGGCAACTTTGCTGCGACGCTGATGATGCGCCGGTCCGAAAGCCCCTCGACTGCTGCGCTGCGCAGCTTTGTCGCTTCGCTTGCTCTGCGCCGTGCCTTTGTCGCCACCACGCGGGACGAGGGGGCCTTCACCCTCAAGTGGCCCAACGACGTGTTGCTGAATGGCGGTAAGGTCGCGGGCATCCTGCTGGAAAGCATCGGAGATTTTCTGGCCATCGGGATCGGGGTGAACCTTGCCCATGCGCCCGGTGCCGATCAGGTCGAAGCAGGGGCCCTACGCCCCGTTTCCGTCGTAGCAGAGACCGGCAAGGTGGTCCCGCCCGAGGTCTTTTTGGATGCGCTGGCGGCGGAATACGCGCAGCTGGAAACCCAGTTCCAGACCTATGGGTTTGCCCCCATCCGTACCGCGTGGTTGTCCCATGCCGCCCGGTTGGGCGAAGAGATCGTCGCACGCACCATGAAGGAAGAAACCCGCGGTGTGTTCGAAGACGTGGACGCGCAGGGCAACCTGATCCTGCGCACCCCCAAAGGCCGCGTGCCCATCACTGCGGCGGATGTATTTTTCTAA
- a CDS encoding NADH-quinone oxidoreductase subunit J: MSVFAFYLFAISVIAGGLFTVISRNPVHSVLWLILSFLSAAGLFVLLNAEFVAMLLIIVYVGAVAVLFLFVVMMLDVDFAELKAEMARYMPLALLIGLVILMQFVMAFGAWDANSAAEGLRTQVITDEVHNTAALGLILYDQYFLLFQLSGLILLVAMVGAIVLTLRHRADVKRQNVVDQMMRDPKLAMKLNDVKPGQGL; the protein is encoded by the coding sequence ATGAGCGTTTTCGCATTTTACCTCTTCGCGATCAGCGTGATCGCCGGCGGGCTGTTCACTGTGATCAGCCGCAACCCCGTGCATTCGGTGCTGTGGTTGATCCTGTCCTTCCTCAGCGCGGCGGGGCTTTTCGTGCTGCTGAACGCCGAATTCGTCGCGATGCTGCTGATCATTGTCTATGTCGGCGCGGTCGCGGTTCTGTTCCTGTTCGTTGTCATGATGCTTGATGTCGATTTCGCCGAGCTCAAGGCCGAAATGGCGCGCTATATGCCGCTGGCCTTGCTGATCGGTCTGGTGATCCTGATGCAATTCGTGATGGCGTTCGGCGCATGGGATGCGAACTCTGCCGCCGAAGGGCTGCGCACGCAGGTGATCACCGACGAGGTGCATAATACCGCTGCATTGGGCCTGATCCTTTATGATCAATACTTCCTGCTGTTCCAGCTGTCGGGTCTGATCCTGCTGGTCGCGATGGTAGGGGCGATTGTGCTGACGCTGCGCCACCGTGCGGATGTGAAACGCCAGAACGTGGTAGATCAGATGATGCGCGATCCGAAGCTGGCAATGAAACTGAATGATGTGAAACCCGGGCAGGGCCTTTAA
- the nuoN gene encoding NADH-quinone oxidoreductase subunit NuoN — protein sequence MISADLNVILPEILLALFAILALLGAVYTNKDAAAGVIVWATAIVMTLLAIWIGMTSGGTTRIAFNGLFVEDSFARFAKVTMLLSAAAVLAMSEAYMKKRGLLRFEYPVLIALSVVGMMMMVSAGDLMTLYMGLELQSLALYVVASLRRDSVKSTEAGLKYFVLGALSSGLLLYGVSLVYGYAGTTQFAGVMSLASAGQTSIGLLLGIVFVVSGLAFKVSAVPFHMWTPDVYEGAPTPVTAFFATAPKVAAMALFARVLHDAFGNAVADWSQIVALLSVLSMFLGAVAAIGQTNIKRLMAYSSIAHMGYALIGLAAGTELGVKSMLVYLAIYVTMNIGTFAFILGMEKDGQPVTDISALNMYSKRAPGKALAMLVLLFSLAGVPPMLGFFAKLGVWQAGVDAGLVWLVVASAVASAIGAYYYLRIVFLMYFGAEGDDRLDEGKSSLLSGFVVASAVIMVVGILNMFGVETAAISAAATLIN from the coding sequence ATGATTTCCGCTGATCTGAATGTCATCCTGCCCGAAATCCTGCTGGCGCTTTTCGCGATCCTGGCACTGCTTGGGGCGGTTTACACCAACAAGGACGCCGCCGCGGGGGTGATCGTCTGGGCCACGGCAATTGTGATGACGCTGCTGGCGATCTGGATCGGTATGACCAGCGGTGGCACCACGCGCATCGCCTTTAACGGTCTGTTTGTCGAAGACAGCTTTGCCCGTTTCGCCAAGGTCACCATGCTGCTCAGTGCGGCGGCGGTGCTCGCGATGTCCGAAGCCTACATGAAAAAGCGCGGGCTGCTGCGGTTTGAATATCCGGTGCTGATCGCGCTGAGCGTTGTCGGCATGATGATGATGGTCAGCGCAGGCGACCTGATGACCCTTTACATGGGCCTCGAACTGCAATCGCTGGCGCTTTACGTCGTCGCCTCCCTGCGTCGTGACAGCGTGAAATCGACCGAAGCGGGTCTGAAGTATTTCGTTCTGGGCGCTTTGTCCTCGGGTTTGCTGCTGTACGGTGTGTCGCTGGTCTATGGCTACGCCGGTACTACGCAATTCGCAGGCGTCATGAGCCTTGCGAGCGCAGGGCAGACATCGATCGGCCTGTTGCTCGGGATCGTCTTTGTCGTCTCCGGTCTGGCGTTCAAGGTTTCGGCTGTGCCGTTTCACATGTGGACGCCCGACGTCTACGAGGGCGCACCGACGCCGGTTACAGCCTTCTTCGCCACAGCCCCCAAGGTTGCCGCGATGGCGCTGTTTGCCCGCGTACTGCATGACGCCTTTGGCAATGCTGTTGCCGACTGGAGCCAGATCGTCGCGCTGCTATCGGTCCTGTCCATGTTCCTTGGTGCCGTCGCCGCGATTGGTCAGACCAACATCAAACGCCTGATGGCCTATTCCTCGATCGCCCACATGGGCTATGCGCTGATCGGCCTTGCCGCCGGAACCGAGCTGGGTGTCAAATCCATGCTGGTCTATCTGGCGATCTACGTGACCATGAACATCGGCACCTTCGCCTTCATCCTCGGGATGGAGAAAGACGGCCAGCCGGTCACCGATATCTCGGCGTTGAACATGTATTCCAAACGCGCGCCAGGTAAGGCGCTGGCGATGCTGGTTTTGCTGTTCTCGCTTGCTGGTGTGCCGCCAATGCTGGGCTTCTTCGCCAAGCTGGGTGTCTGGCAGGCGGGTGTGGATGCCGGGCTGGTCTGGCTGGTTGTCGCCAGTGCGGTCGCCTCGGCCATCGGTGCCTATTATTACCTGCGTATCGTTTTCCTGATGTATTTCGGTGCCGAAGGCGATGACCGTCTGGACGAAGGCAAAAGCAGCCTATTGTCGGGGTTCGTTGTTGCCTCTGCCGTGATCATGGTCGTGGGTATCCTGAACATGTTTGGCGTCGAAACTGCTGCGATCTCTGCAGCGGCGACGCTGATCAACTGA
- the nuoI gene encoding NADH-quinone oxidoreductase subunit NuoI — MANTDYTRHAKYFLLQDFYQGLKLGIKYMFKPKATINYPHEKGPLSPRFRGEHALRRYPNGEERCIACKLCEAVCPAQAITIDAEPRDDGSRRTTRYDIDMTKCIYCGFCQEACPVDAIVEGPNFEFSTETREELFYDKAKLLDNGERWEAEIARNLELDAPYR; from the coding sequence ATGGCTAACACCGACTATACCCGTCACGCGAAATACTTCCTGCTGCAGGATTTCTATCAAGGCTTGAAGCTGGGCATTAAGTATATGTTCAAGCCCAAGGCGACGATCAACTACCCGCATGAAAAGGGCCCGCTCAGCCCTCGATTCCGTGGGGAGCACGCCCTGCGCCGCTATCCCAACGGGGAAGAGCGTTGCATCGCCTGCAAACTGTGCGAAGCGGTGTGCCCGGCGCAGGCGATCACGATCGACGCGGAACCGCGCGATGACGGCAGCCGCCGCACCACGCGCTATGACATCGACATGACCAAATGCATCTACTGCGGTTTCTGCCAGGAAGCCTGCCCGGTTGACGCGATTGTCGAGGGGCCGAATTTTGAATTCTCGACCGAGACCCGCGAAGAGCTGTTCTATGACAAAGCCAAGCTGCTGGACAACGGCGAACGCTGGGAAGCTGAAATCGCGCGCAACCTCGAATTGGACGCGCCGTACCGATGA